Below is a window of Vigna radiata var. radiata cultivar VC1973A unplaced genomic scaffold, Vradiata_ver6 scaffold_51, whole genome shotgun sequence DNA.
aaagactTTTTAAGCGCTTCTTAAATTCCTTAAGTGTTCAACACTATCTGTAGACCGTTTAACCCCAGCGTTTAACACTTTGttgcaaaaaagattttaactttattcaaattttctttaGTAGAGCTTAACTGTactttcaatatattatttatcatagGTGAATGATGTGTGGTTGTCGAGTatcatatgaataaaatataactcTCCAAACTTTTAGTATGCTTTTGGTCAACCTaacaaataatcaaaagaaGTAATATAAAAAGAGTGAAGAATAAAAATTAGTAGAATGATTTGATTCAGTGGGATTTTCAATCATATATtctttaaatctaaaatttattttaggaaaCATTTAatggaattaattaaaaaataataatataatttcatattatttatttaccaaataaaattatttcgtGGGTCTTACAcctttaaaaaatgttaaatgatatgaattcaattaatcaataaattgttttagtatgcaatatattaaaaataattaaaggaaattcaattataaaagagatttaaaacttgtttaatactaatttttatttattaaaagtaattaaatccttttaaaattgttaatgttattatttttttaaagttgtatatgtttttttttactcaaattaGTCATTTTATCTAAAATAGTTGATTTAATGagtattaatcaaatttaacttttacttatttattgtttaaaaattactttatcaatttaaactattgttatattaatttttttatatattatgatctATAGTTTTTATATACCATAAATGTAATGAAATGTTGGTTACTTCAATTTGTATagcttaatttttaatataattatatgaaaatacaaaaataggctcacaaatagaaaaaaaaaatgcagaaattaattatatctataaaattaaaagtataaaataatagataaaaaataaaaaataataaaataagttaaactatataaaaaaaataaaagaaaatttaataaattaaaaaataatcaaagcaACTTGTAactcataaattaaaaacatttaaagtaaaattaattgcagcattaatgattaaataaagtttaaattaaattgaaataatgaaTAACGTGACCGGTTTCTCCTCCTATAAAAATGCATTTCTTCCGCCCtgtttcagaaaaaaataactGTCGTTTTCTTGCACTTTCAATTCCTACAAATAAGATCATTCTCACCTTTGTTTTTCTCTGTAACGATGGCGGAAAAAGGGGAATCATCGAAGATGGCAGCGCTGAATGCCGCTGAGGAATTCGAAACTCACGAAAGGGCCAAAGCAGAAACGAGTGAGGTTCCCATTGAAGAACTGAAGAAGCTTACAATCacgaaggaagaagaagaagaagaaccgaCGATTAAGCTGAAAACTTCGGACGGCATCATCTTCTACGTGGAAGCTTCCGTCGTGAAGCAGATGCAAACGGTGCAAGCTGTGATTGACGACGTAGGAATTGCCCCCGACGACGTCATTCCTCTGCACAACCTAACCTGCAATGAACTGGGCAGGATTCTGGAGTACCGGGCGAAGCGAAGCCGTGTTGGCAGCGACCCGGTGACATTGAGAAAATTCGACGAAAAGTTCTTCTCGACGCTGACGGCTGACCAGATTAGGGAACTGTTACTCACTGCTAACTATCTCAACATGAGTCACATGATGGATGCGATATCCTGGGCAATTGCAAACTTCCTCAAGTACAAGACCGTTGAGTTTACGCGGGATTTCTTCGGCATCATCAGCGATTACACGCCGGAGGAGGAGGCGGCGTATCGTGAAACCAATGCATGGGCATTCCGAAACATCGACAGGGAGTCAGGTAATTTAGAGTTTCCGTCGTGAAAATTACTGAGATGCTACATTAAATCCAACTCTGTGTTCTTAACAATTGTTCGTTTAAGACTTTAGAATTAGGGCGCCGGGGTGAAAATACTCGGATTGTTATCATTAGTGCAAAATCGCTGTTTAATGTCACctaatagacgtcggtttgttggtaacccgacgtataagagtggacggtggcattatcgtaaatagcttggtaaactagacATTGGTTTTATGTGAAGACAGTCCACATTggcgcaaaccgacgtctaaaggtcatgggtaggtgagaagacagtccGTTGACGTCAGTGTTCATGAGGGATCGACGTCGGTGTTCAAAAGGCAACGTCTACGGCCTgaatggaaggcgggaagacaaaaaatcttcaatttagacgtcggtgcttAGTgaaagcgacgtctatgtgcctgtaattaattaggttcACTAAACTCGAGggacatagacgtcgggtagaagggcaccgacgtctatatgcctgcaagtaattatgttcatcatCTTAGACGTCGACATCCCATGAAAACAGTCGTCAAACatcctgacaggaaatcaaacgtcaatcgtttCAGCTTTTCTAGACGTCGGCTCCTCTAAGCACCGACATCTAATGGTATTCAAAAGGTTAGATGAAACGTTAatttggacgtcatattagtgagataatcGACGTCTATGTCGATATAGACATCGGTGTCTGGAGCAACCGACACCCAAGATCATTTTAAATACAACCGCAAACTCTctgcggcattcagtttctgatatcgtttttctcttctccattttctcttgcggcctcttccttttctcgcatgcggcacctcttctttttctctctgcctcttcttatttttctctcttgcggcatcccaagtgcgtggtttttttttatgcttaccgtttaaactttgtttagtctgtcatcgattatcttctggttcaactgattaaaatttgctttctttgtgttgtgttttagtgcagttttgttcctttcttggggtaacgtagtaacacattctccctctgctagctgcctcccagaaaaaagcGGAGtctattgaatttcttttgatcatttcaaaccaaaaacgaccatgggtcgttgcctagttattgtttcaccgtga
It encodes the following:
- the LOC106780675 gene encoding SKP1-like protein 14, which produces MAEKGESSKMAALNAAEEFETHERAKAETSEVPIEELKKLTITKEEEEEEPTIKLKTSDGIIFYVEASVVKQMQTVQAVIDDVGIAPDDVIPLHNLTCNELGRILEYRAKRSRVGSDPVTLRKFDEKFFSTLTADQIRELLLTANYLNMSHMMDAISWAIANFLKYKTVEFTRDFFGIISDYTPEEEAAYRETNAWAFRNIDRESGNLEFPS